One Panicum virgatum strain AP13 chromosome 9K, P.virgatum_v5, whole genome shotgun sequence genomic region harbors:
- the LOC120648330 gene encoding protein NUCLEAR FUSION DEFECTIVE 4-like codes for MVFGERAAGGPGADAAGTMRFARHVVRGRWFMFFASILIMAAAGGTYIFGIYSKAVKTSLGYDQQTLNTLSFFKDVGANVGILPGLINEVTPPWVVLACGAGMNLAGYLMIYLAVSGRTARPPVWLMCVYIAVGANSQSFANTGALVTAVKNFPEDRGVVLGLLKGFVGLSGAIFTQIYRAVYGTDNDGAELVLLMAWLPAAISLLFIPTIRIMPRPIAAAGRASGERRAFFLFLYASIVLAVYLLVMNVVELEVTRFPKPAYYVTVAVLLLLIFFPIVIVVKQELKTYLLQPAPAPAAAIVTITVEDEKTREAAPAADQDQAAADRDSSSPSCFQDVFRPPARGQDYTILQALFSVDMLVLFVATICGIGGTLTAVDNMGQIGQSLGYPQRSVTTFVSLVSIWNYAGRVVSGFASEYVLARYKVPRPLALTAVLLLACVGHALIAFGVSHGLYAASVILGFCFGAQWPLLFAIISEVFGLKYYSTLYNFGAVASPVGSYVLNVRIAGRMYDREALRQGGRRGRDLTCAGVRCFRESFLIITGVTLLGALVSLLLAWRTREFYRGDLYGRFREVGMAAAGGGEDKKVAGGGVSSDTDAKQDTSSSSESSNGNTKV; via the coding sequence ATGGTGTTCGGCGAGCGCGCCGCGGGCGGCCCGGGCGCCGACGCGGCGGGCACGATGCGGTTCGCGCGGCACGTGGTGCGCGGGCGGTGGTTCATGTTCTTCGCGTCCATCCTGATCatggcagcggccggcggcaccTACATCTTCGGCATCTACTCCAAGGCCGTCAAGACGTCGCTCGGGTACGACCAGCAGACGCTCAACACGCTGAGCTTCTTCAAGGACGTGGGCGCCAACGTCGGCATCCTCCCGGGCCTCATCAACGAGGTCACCCCGCCGTGGGTGGTGCTGGCCTGCGGCGCCGGCATGAACCTGGCTGGCTACCTCATGATCTACctcgccgtctcggggcgcACGGCGCGGCCGCCCGTGTGGCTCATGTGCGTGTACATCGCCGTCGGCGCCAACTCGCAGTCGTTCGCCAACACCGGCGCGCTCGTCACCGCCGTCAAGAACTTCCCCGAGGACCGCGGCGTCGTGCTCGGCCTGCTCAAGGGCTTCGTCGGCCTCAGCGGCGCCATCTTCACCCAGATCTACCGCGCCGTCTACGGCACCGACAACGACGGCGCGGAGCTGGTGCTGCTCATGGCGTGGCTCCCCGCCGCCATCTCGCTGCTCTTCATCCCCACCATCCGCATCATGCCGCGGCCGATCGCCGCGGCCGGGCGGGCGAGCGGGGAGCGCAgggccttcttcctcttcctctacgCCTCCATCGTGCTCGCCGTCTACCTCCTCGTCATGaacgtggtggagctggagGTGACCCGCTTCCCCAAGCCGGCCTACTACGTCACGGTcgccgtgctcctcctcctcatcttcttcccgATCGTCATCGTGGTCAAGCAAGAGCTCAAGACCTACCTGCTtcagccggcgccggcgccagctGCAGCCATCGTGACGATCACCGTCGAGGACGAGAAGACACGCGAGGCGGCGCCTGCAGCTGATCAGGATCAGGCCGCCGCCGACAGAGACAGCTCGTCGCCTTCGTGCTTCCAGGACGTgttccggccgccggcgcggggccAGGACTACACCATCCTGCAGGCCCTGTTCAGCGTGGACATGCTGGTCCTGTTCGTGGCCACCATCTGCGGCATCGGCGGCACGCTGACGGCGGTGGACAACATGGGCCAGATCGGGCAGTCGCTGGGCTACCCGCAGCGCTCCGTCACCACCTTCGTCTCCCTGGTGAGCATCTGGAACTACGCCGGCCGCGTGGTCTCCGGCTTCGCCTCCGAGTACGTCCTCGCCCGCTACAAAGTGCCCCGCCCGCTGGCGCTCACCGCCGTGCTCCTCCTCGCCTGCGTCGGCCACGCGCTCATCGCCTTTGGCGTGAGCCACGGGCTCTACGCGGCGTCCGTGATCCTGGGCTTCTGCTTCGGCGCGCAGTGGCCGCTGCTGTTCGCCATCATCTCCGAGGTGTTCGGGCTCAAGTACTACTCGACGCTCTACAACTTcggcgccgtggcgagccccgtgGGGTCCTACGTGCTCAACGTGCGGATCGCCGGCCGGATGTACGACCGGGAGGCGCTCCGGCAGGGCGGGCGCAGGGGGCGGGACCTCACCTGCGCCGGGGTGCGCTGCTTCAGGGAGTCGTTCCTCATCATCACCGGCGTCACGCTGCTGGGCGCGCTCGTGTCGCTGCTGCTGGCGTGGAGGACCAGGGAGTTTTACCGCGGGGACCTGTACGGCCGCTTCAGGGAGGTCGGCATGGCCGCTGCCGGAGGAGGAGAGGATAagaaggtcgccggcggcggtgtcAGTAGTGACACGGACGCCAAGCAGGACACTAGTAGCAGTAGCGAGAGCAGCAATGGCAACACCAAGGTTTGA